In Fusobacterium periodonticum ATCC 33693, the following are encoded in one genomic region:
- a CDS encoding autotransporter serine protease fusolisin: MSEQVVKNKIVLLGLAALLLVSCGGGGGGGGSSNAPTIPGNSENPVVNKVENIVNPSNPGNGASPNVEAPTNNSAQNDPRESLESLRARMTEPEVREHILKEQNNSTESIPTDNKKIDGATQKVAVLDGDFLKRKQYFENLYPGIEVLDKTSNKISNSTHGEIVLKAMREDNRVGIIASSIGMETEVNGEKIDTVMPTLKDYQNALDRFSPNQKVKVFSQSWGVPKKIGDFRADNNAIANIAPGGDQAEGQKILDFYKAQVNNDVLFVWANGNTLNGVTFNNAYFQGGLPYLYSELEKGWITVVGVKKKEGNTLNIHYSPSHLAYPGDAKWWAISADAEVIDSKGLHRGSSFAAPRVARAAALVAEKYDWMTADQVRQTLFTTTDRPEINENQTFTRNIISSPDSRYGWGMLNQERALKGPGAFINIRRQYEHAQNSNNMFKANVPEGKVSYFENDIVGNGGLEKSGKGTLHLTGNNSYERGSIVKEGTLEIHKVHAKQVDIETNGTLVLHSKAIIGYNKPWYSQYIDEVDSNNIAAQNVNNKGTLKVKGTTAIIGGDYIAHPGSTTEMDISSKVRVLGNINMQGGVALLANRYVAMGEQAVLLEGANAQGSVPNVQIDGMRKANVEIKDGKVVATMLRENTVEYLGENAEASSRNVAENVENIFQDLDQKVLSGTATEQELTMAATLQSMSSSSFSSATELMSGEIYASAQALAFSQAQNINRDLSNRLSGLDNLKNSNEDSEVWFSAVGSGGKLRRDGYASADTRLTGGQFGMDTKFGPTTTLGVAMNYSYAKANFDRYAGKSTSDMVGISLYGKQDLPYGFYTSGRLGLANISSKVERELLTASGDTVTGKIKHHDKMLSAYVEIGKKFGWFTPFIGYSQDYLRRGSFNESEAAWGVRADKKNYRASNFLVGARAEYVADKYKLQAYVTQAVNTDKRDLSYEGKFTGSNVNQKFYGVKQAKNTTWIGFGAFREITPAFGVYGNVDFRVEDKKWADSVISTGLQYRF, encoded by the coding sequence ATGAGTGAACAGGTAGTAAAAAACAAGATAGTATTATTAGGTTTAGCAGCACTTTTACTTGTAAGTTGTGGAGGCGGTGGAGGTGGTGGAGGAAGCTCAAATGCTCCAACAATTCCAGGAAACAGTGAAAACCCTGTAGTTAATAAAGTAGAAAATATAGTAAATCCAAGTAATCCAGGGAATGGAGCCAGTCCAAACGTAGAAGCACCAACTAATAATTCTGCTCAAAATGATCCAAGAGAATCACTTGAATCACTTAGAGCAAGAATGACAGAGCCAGAAGTAAGAGAACATATTTTAAAAGAACAGAACAATTCTACTGAAAGTATTCCTACGGATAATAAAAAAATAGATGGAGCTACACAAAAGGTAGCAGTATTAGATGGAGATTTTTTGAAGAGAAAACAATATTTTGAAAATCTTTATCCAGGTATAGAAGTTTTAGATAAAACTAGTAATAAAATATCTAACAGTACTCATGGCGAAATAGTCTTAAAAGCTATGAGAGAAGATAATAGAGTGGGAATAATTGCATCAAGTATAGGGATGGAAACAGAAGTAAATGGTGAAAAAATAGATACAGTAATGCCAACTTTAAAAGATTATCAAAATGCTTTAGATAGATTTTCACCTAATCAAAAGGTAAAAGTTTTTTCTCAATCTTGGGGTGTACCTAAAAAAATAGGAGATTTTAGAGCTGACAATAATGCAATAGCTAATATTGCACCAGGTGGAGATCAAGCTGAAGGACAAAAAATATTAGATTTCTATAAAGCACAAGTAAATAATGATGTTCTTTTTGTCTGGGCAAATGGAAATACTTTAAATGGTGTTACTTTCAATAATGCTTACTTTCAAGGAGGGTTACCATATCTTTATTCTGAATTAGAAAAAGGTTGGATCACTGTTGTAGGAGTTAAGAAAAAAGAAGGCAATACATTAAATATACATTATAGTCCTTCACATTTAGCATATCCAGGGGATGCCAAATGGTGGGCAATTTCAGCTGATGCTGAAGTTATTGATAGCAAAGGCTTACATAGAGGATCATCTTTTGCAGCACCAAGAGTTGCAAGAGCAGCTGCTTTAGTTGCAGAAAAATATGATTGGATGACAGCTGATCAAGTTCGTCAAACTCTATTTACTACAACTGATAGACCAGAAATAAATGAAAATCAAACATTTACTAGAAATATAATTTCTTCACCAGATAGTAGATATGGTTGGGGAATGTTAAATCAAGAAAGAGCTTTAAAAGGACCAGGAGCTTTTATTAATATTCGTAGACAATATGAACATGCTCAAAATTCTAATAATATGTTTAAAGCTAATGTACCAGAAGGAAAGGTTTCATATTTTGAAAATGATATTGTTGGAAATGGAGGACTTGAAAAGTCTGGAAAAGGAACTTTACATTTAACAGGAAATAACTCATATGAAAGAGGAAGTATTGTAAAAGAAGGAACACTAGAAATACATAAAGTTCATGCAAAACAAGTGGATATAGAAACTAATGGGACATTAGTATTACATAGTAAAGCTATTATAGGTTACAATAAACCTTGGTATTCTCAATATATAGATGAAGTAGATTCAAACAATATAGCTGCTCAAAATGTAAATAATAAAGGAACACTTAAGGTAAAAGGTACAACTGCAATAATTGGTGGAGACTATATTGCACATCCAGGTTCTACAACAGAGATGGATATTTCTTCAAAAGTGAGAGTATTAGGAAATATTAATATGCAAGGAGGAGTAGCTCTATTAGCTAATAGATATGTAGCTATGGGAGAACAAGCAGTGTTATTAGAAGGAGCTAATGCTCAAGGTTCTGTTCCTAATGTTCAAATAGATGGAATGAGAAAAGCTAATGTAGAAATAAAAGATGGAAAAGTTGTTGCAACAATGTTAAGAGAAAACACAGTTGAATATCTTGGAGAAAATGCAGAAGCTTCATCTAGAAATGTAGCAGAAAATGTTGAAAATATATTCCAAGATTTAGATCAAAAAGTACTATCAGGAACTGCAACAGAACAAGAGTTAACAATGGCAGCAACATTACAATCTATGTCATCATCAAGTTTTTCATCAGCAACTGAGTTAATGTCAGGAGAAATATATGCTTCAGCACAAGCATTAGCTTTCTCACAAGCTCAAAATATTAATAGAGACCTATCAAATAGATTATCTGGATTAGATAATTTAAAGAATTCTAATGAAGATTCAGAAGTATGGTTCTCAGCAGTTGGAAGTGGTGGAAAGCTAAGAAGAGATGGATATGCTTCAGCAGATACAAGATTAACAGGAGGACAATTTGGTATGGATACTAAATTTGGACCAACAACAACTCTTGGAGTAGCTATGAACTATTCATATGCAAAGGCTAACTTTGATAGATATGCTGGGAAATCAACTAGTGATATGGTAGGAATTTCATTATATGGAAAACAAGATTTACCTTATGGATTCTATACATCAGGTAGATTAGGACTGGCTAATATCTCATCAAAGGTTGAAAGAGAATTATTGACAGCAAGTGGAGATACAGTAACAGGAAAGATAAAACATCATGATAAAATGTTATCAGCTTATGTAGAGATAGGAAAGAAATTTGGATGGTTTACACCATTTATTGGATATTCTCAAGATTATTTAAGAAGAGGAAGTTTCAATGAATCAGAAGCAGCTTGGGGAGTAAGAGCAGATAAGAAAAACTATAGAGCAAGTAATTTCTTAGTAGGAGCAAGAGCAGAATATGTAGCTGACAAATACAAGTTACAAGCTTATGTGACACAAGCAGTAAACACAGATAAAAGAGATCTGTCATATGAAGGGAAATTTACAGGAAGTAATGTAAATCAAAAATTCTATGGAGTAAAACAAGCAAAAAATACAACATGGATAGGTTTTGGAGCATTTAGAGAAATAACTCCAGCATTTGGGGTATATGGAAATGTAGATTTTAGAGTAGAAGATAAGAAATGGGCAGATTCAGTAATCTCAACTGGATTACAATATAGATTCTAA
- a CDS encoding RNA-binding domain-containing protein codes for MNRYIESETLELKERYTDTISKEIVSFLNSSGGTILIGIKDDGTVIGVNNIDEVLRKISDIITAQIEPNPQDEITSELKFDEGKTIIAINIKKGQNHIYCQKKYGFSSAGCTIRIGTTCKEMTSEQIKIRYEKKFIDTEYMLKKRANFSDLSFRELKIYYSEKGYHLEDKSYESNLNLKNDAGEYNLLAELLSDRNNVPFIFVKFKGKNKASISERSDYGYGCILTTYGKIKNRLQAENICISNTTIRPRTDIYLFDFDCVNEAILNALVHNDWTVTEPQISMFCDRLEILSHGGLPNGMTKEQFFDGISKPRNTTLMRIFLNMGLTEHTGHGIPTIVEKYGKEVFEIQSNYIRCTIPFQKEVLEQINNENVGLNVGLNVGLNKTEKKVIEILIENTSVTSAELAEKIGVTKRTIERAFKSLQEKKIIERIGSKRDGNWIVIK; via the coding sequence ATGAATAGATATATTGAATCAGAAACACTAGAATTAAAAGAAAGATACACAGATACAATTTCAAAAGAAATAGTTTCTTTTCTAAATAGTAGTGGAGGAACTATTCTTATTGGTATAAAAGATGATGGTACTGTAATTGGTGTGAATAACATTGACGAGGTTCTTAGAAAAATATCTGATATCATAACAGCTCAAATAGAACCAAACCCACAAGATGAAATTACTTCAGAACTTAAGTTTGATGAAGGAAAAACAATTATTGCAATTAATATAAAGAAGGGACAAAATCATATTTATTGCCAAAAAAAATATGGTTTTTCTTCTGCTGGCTGTACCATAAGAATAGGTACAACTTGTAAGGAGATGACTTCTGAGCAAATTAAAATCAGATATGAGAAAAAATTTATAGATACTGAATATATGCTTAAGAAAAGAGCAAATTTTTCTGATTTATCATTTAGAGAACTTAAAATATATTATTCTGAAAAAGGATATCATTTAGAAGACAAATCTTATGAATCAAATTTGAATTTAAAAAATGATGCTGGAGAATATAATTTACTTGCTGAATTATTGTCAGACAGAAATAATGTTCCTTTTATTTTTGTCAAATTTAAAGGAAAAAACAAAGCATCAATATCTGAAAGAAGTGATTATGGTTATGGTTGTATTTTAACAACCTATGGAAAGATTAAAAATAGATTACAAGCTGAGAATATTTGTATTTCTAATACAACAATCAGACCAAGAACAGATATATATTTATTTGACTTTGATTGTGTTAATGAGGCAATTCTTAATGCTTTAGTTCATAATGATTGGACAGTTACAGAACCACAGATTTCAATGTTTTGTGATAGACTTGAGATACTTTCTCATGGAGGCCTTCCTAACGGAATGACAAAAGAGCAATTCTTTGATGGAATCAGTAAACCTAGAAATACCACATTGATGAGAATTTTTTTAAATATGGGACTTACTGAACATACTGGACATGGTATTCCTACAATCGTAGAAAAATATGGAAAAGAAGTTTTTGAAATTCAAAGTAACTACATACGTTGTACTATTCCTTTTCAAAAAGAAGTTTTGGAGCAAATAAATAACGAAAATGTCGGTTTGAATGTCGGTTTGAATGTCGGTTTAAATAAAACTGAAAAGAAAGTGATAGAGATTTTAATAGAAAATACAAGTGTTACATCAGCTGAACTTGCAGAAAAAATTGGCGTAACAAAGAGAACTATTGAAAGAGCATTTAAATCCTTGCAAGAAAAGAAAATAATAGAAAGAATTGGTTCAAAACGTGATGGAAATTGGATTGTAATTAAATAA